A section of the Humulus lupulus chromosome 2, drHumLupu1.1, whole genome shotgun sequence genome encodes:
- the LOC133818105 gene encoding tryptophan N-monooxygenase CYP79A68-like translates to MEVSSSLIVGNKSHYVSSYHNEDSITVMFFIALLLIIVLLLLLHISGNKKKQPTTTTLPPGPSPWPILGNIPEILRNRPAYQWIHRLMKEMNTDIACICLGTATNLITVTSPEIAREFLKKHDAVLASRPDTVVTSLISRGYKTTVVTPSGNQWKKMRRVLVSELFNRSKIAWLLQKRTEEADDLVRFVYNQALASSGGGDGRGGGVVDVKVAAKQYAAGVMRRMIFGRGYSGKRRDGRPGKEEEEHVEALFTVLSHAYAYSVSDILPWLRWFDLDGHQRTVSGAIKVINNHQDSIISERIREWREDEHAEAKNKKQPSDLLDVLISAKDSDGNPLLSDDEIRAQVTELVLAGIDNSYNAAEWALSEMLNQPEMLEKATEEIDRVIGNGNDKLLQECDIPQLPYIVACAREALRLHPVNAFNIPHLSTADCTVAGYFIPKGSQVLLSRVGLGRNPAVWDQPLRFNPERHLPENKCDLGESELRFISFSTGRRGCIGMVLGTNMTIMLLGRLLQCFTWTIPQGVEKIDLRSEEGSSLFKATPLYAHAKPRFNPSLYTSLSHE, encoded by the exons ATGGAAGTTTCATCATCCCTAATTGTAGGGAACAAATCACACTACGTTTCTTCTTATCATAATGAAGACAGTATTACTGTTATGTTTTTCATAGCACTATTATTGATAATAGTGTTATTATTACTACTACATATTAGTGGTAATAAGAAGAAGCAGCCCACTACTACTACTCTTCCTCCGGGTCCCTCTCCATGGCCGATCCTCGGAAACATTCCGGAGATATTGCGGAATAGACCGGCGTACCAGTGGATCCACCGTCTCATGAAGGAGATGAACACAGACATTGCCTGTATCTGCCTCGGCACGGCCACTAATCTCATCACTGTCACCTCTCCGGAGATAGCCagagagttcttgaagaaacacGACGCAGTGCTCGCTTCCAGACCCGACACGGTGGTCACTTCTCTAATAAGCCGCGGTTACAAGACCACTGTCGTCACTCCCTCCGGAAACCAGTGGAAGAAGATGAGGAGAGTTCTGGTGTCCGAGCTCTTCAACCGCTCTAAGATCGCTTGGCTTCTCCAGAAGAGAACCGAGGAAGCTGATGATCTGGTTCGCTTCGTTTATAACCAGGCCTTGGCTAGCAGTGGCGGTGGAGatggaagaggaggaggagtGGTGGATGTGAAAGTTGCCGCGAAGCAGTACGCGGCTGGGGTAATGAGGAGAATGATATTCGGCAGAGGATATTCTGGGAAGCGAAGAGACGGTCGCCCTGGCAAGGAAGAGGAAGAGCACGTGGAGGCTTTGTTTACTGTGCTGTCGCATGCTTATGCCTATTCTGTATCGGACATTCTGCCATGGCTGCGGTGGTTTGACTTGGATGGTCATCAGAGGACTGTTAGTGGAGCCATAAAAGTGATCAACAACCACCAAGACTCGATAATCAGCGAGAGAATTCGAGAGTGGAGAGAGGACGAGCATGCTGAGGCCAAGAACAAGAAGCAACCTTCAGACCTGCTGGATGTTCTCATCTCGGCCAAAGATTCTGACGGGAATCCGCTTTTGTCGGACGATGAAATCCGGGCACAAGTCACG GAATTGGTTTTAGCAGGAATCGACAATTCATACAATGCAGCAGAGTGGGCACTCTCAGAGATGTTGAACCAGCCAGAGATGCTTGAAAAGGCAACTGAAGAAATCGACAGAGTGATTGGAAATGGCAATGATAAACTCCTCCAAGAGTGTGACATCCCCCAACTCCCTTACATTGTGGCCTGCGCAAGAGAAGCTCTCCGCCTCCACCCGGTCAACGCCTTCAACATTCCCCATCTGTCCACCGCCGACTGCACCGTAGCTGGCTACTTCATTCCCAAGGGAAGCCAAGTCCTCCTCAGCCGCGTCGGCCTCGGGCGCAACCCGGCTGTGTGGGATCAGCCGTTGCGCTTCAATCCGGAGCGCCATCTTCCGGAGAACAAGTGTGACTTGGGGGAATCGGAGCTGCGGTTCATCAGCTTCTCGACAGGAAGGAGAGGGTGCATCGGAATGGTGCTGGGGACGAACATGACTATTATGCTTTTGGGAAGACTGTTGCAGTGTTTTACCTGGACGATTCCACAAGGAGTGGAGAAGATCGATCTGAGGAGTGAAGAGGGCAGCTCTCTCTTTAAGGCTACGCCATTGTATGCCCATGCAAAGCCTCGCTTCAATCCATCTCTCTATACCTCCTTATCACATGAATGA